A genomic segment from Gammaproteobacteria bacterium encodes:
- a CDS encoding DUF4268 domain-containing protein: MHPTKDSLIDIVGDARKGRVVLPEFQRSFIWNRRQIEELVVSVLNEYFIGSLLTLNVVPDNVPFRPRIIEGVEDSVPHPATMILDGQQRVTSIHYALYGPDINLKGTSFPYRFFLNIEAAINERWDEAVFSLPAYQKSVPALFDQPDRQYRESCMALSALRSWEAWMDWHSGYRDYLTKTDRLDKQRLDQLTASAKRFLNFQVAVISLPQSTPLPMVVEVFERINRTGERLGVFELLTARLWGDGIALRDLWDNAIEEHARLAAVSDLKSERYPTFALQVLALLRGKECKRKDLILLDGASFEEDWHRATGAIEAALERLQSTASGGYGMVPRVSAPYSTMVTPLALMLHHVDNLPASVAAAYDKIDHWYWSSVFRGRYGGSTESKSYRDVSQVKAWIGDDRVVPEAVPTHQDEVKRELTNVRSGAAYRGILCLVALRGAQDFFTGQSIELHDLDHHHIFPKAFLRTSQVAADQQNTVLNRTLISADTNRRVIRAKRPSRYLAEMEADLGRERVREVLASHFIDDSAIKAMREDNYDRFLSARERALRAEIVRRCVHSTIGAVVEADEGFVAGQENARLDRLETALRDLIDEFLHEMAGDRYWRQLIPPDIRAGVHKRLQLEQMLHPRGDGAPQVTHRDRLDFCDFSDYAQIILQRNVWPSLEPVFTRRGEFERHATSLRRYRNGLKHGREIETVDHLSGGAAIIWFERAIGETRFTDRVVAEEEATVEDCLRVLTRRTVPRGQRELYQALVRAGPRGLTATELVGQMARESSTLGGIMGALGKRVNKTPGFGAANKPGAEMLLDTAEDSEGQSRYSLTPVMAEALRKFAPAWISESDLSVFDAAPAELIGRGEASGQTERTQHKQQITENQQVYLQFWREFKAFLENNSTTLRSREPKPHYCTGFAIGRTHFEVLAVAAFWNAHDHTYESNELRVELIVGSKDAYRHFEVLRRRKREIEKAFGFPAAWDQTPEKQRCRILVRRTIDLSDRNAWSDFHAWLLRHLEAFDRVLRPMIAEL, from the coding sequence ATGCATCCCACGAAGGACTCCCTGATCGACATCGTCGGCGACGCGCGCAAGGGAAGAGTCGTTCTCCCGGAGTTCCAGCGGTCGTTCATCTGGAACCGAAGGCAGATCGAGGAGTTGGTGGTCAGCGTCCTGAACGAATACTTCATCGGTTCACTCCTGACCCTCAACGTGGTCCCTGACAACGTACCCTTCAGGCCTCGCATCATTGAGGGCGTCGAGGACTCTGTGCCACACCCGGCGACGATGATTCTGGACGGCCAGCAACGAGTCACAAGCATTCACTACGCGCTCTACGGTCCCGACATCAACCTCAAGGGCACGTCCTTCCCGTATCGCTTCTTCCTGAACATCGAGGCAGCCATCAACGAGCGATGGGACGAAGCCGTGTTTAGCCTCCCGGCCTACCAGAAGTCGGTGCCCGCTCTCTTCGACCAACCTGACCGGCAATACCGTGAGAGTTGCATGGCACTCAGTGCTCTAAGGAGTTGGGAAGCCTGGATGGATTGGCACAGCGGCTATCGTGACTACCTGACAAAAACTGACCGGTTAGACAAGCAACGGCTGGACCAACTCACGGCTTCGGCGAAGCGATTCCTGAACTTCCAGGTGGCGGTAATCTCGCTACCCCAGAGTACACCACTCCCGATGGTTGTCGAGGTCTTCGAGAGGATAAACCGCACCGGTGAACGCCTCGGAGTGTTCGAGCTTCTCACCGCTCGTTTGTGGGGAGATGGAATTGCGCTTCGCGACCTCTGGGACAACGCGATAGAAGAGCACGCTCGTCTCGCTGCCGTGTCGGATCTCAAGAGCGAGCGCTATCCCACGTTCGCCCTTCAGGTACTCGCGCTGCTTCGCGGCAAGGAATGCAAGCGGAAGGATCTGATTCTCCTGGATGGTGCGTCCTTCGAGGAGGATTGGCATCGCGCTACGGGCGCGATCGAAGCCGCGCTCGAGCGCCTACAGTCTACGGCCTCCGGTGGATACGGCATGGTCCCGCGCGTCAGTGCGCCATACTCCACGATGGTGACGCCGCTCGCCTTGATGCTACACCATGTGGACAACTTGCCCGCGTCAGTTGCAGCGGCCTACGACAAGATCGACCACTGGTACTGGAGTTCAGTTTTTCGCGGACGCTACGGGGGCTCTACGGAATCCAAGAGCTACCGAGACGTGAGCCAGGTCAAGGCGTGGATCGGAGATGACAGGGTCGTTCCCGAAGCTGTGCCGACGCACCAGGACGAAGTCAAGCGGGAGCTGACGAACGTTCGTTCGGGTGCGGCCTACCGGGGGATCCTCTGTTTGGTCGCGCTTCGCGGCGCTCAGGACTTTTTCACGGGTCAATCAATCGAGCTACACGACCTCGACCACCACCACATCTTTCCGAAGGCGTTCCTCAGGACCTCGCAGGTCGCAGCAGATCAGCAGAACACCGTGTTGAATCGGACCCTCATCAGTGCCGATACCAACCGGCGGGTCATCCGCGCAAAGCGCCCATCCAGATATCTCGCGGAGATGGAGGCGGACCTCGGTCGAGAACGCGTGCGTGAAGTCCTGGCGAGCCACTTCATCGACGACTCGGCCATCAAGGCCATGCGCGAAGACAACTACGACCGCTTCCTCTCTGCGCGCGAACGCGCACTCCGGGCTGAGATTGTGCGCCGGTGCGTCCATTCTACGATAGGTGCCGTAGTCGAAGCCGATGAGGGGTTTGTTGCTGGCCAGGAGAACGCACGACTGGATCGCCTCGAAACTGCCCTCCGAGATCTGATTGATGAGTTCCTACATGAGATGGCGGGTGATAGGTACTGGCGACAACTCATACCGCCGGACATCCGAGCGGGTGTACACAAGAGGCTGCAACTGGAACAGATGCTCCATCCTCGGGGCGACGGTGCCCCTCAAGTGACCCACCGCGATCGACTCGATTTCTGTGACTTCTCCGACTACGCCCAGATCATCCTGCAGCGGAACGTGTGGCCGAGCCTCGAGCCCGTGTTCACGCGCCGCGGTGAATTTGAGCGCCACGCCACGTCCCTCCGCCGGTACCGCAACGGCCTCAAGCACGGTCGCGAAATTGAGACGGTCGACCATCTTTCCGGCGGGGCGGCGATCATCTGGTTCGAACGGGCCATTGGCGAGACGAGGTTTACTGATCGCGTCGTCGCTGAAGAGGAAGCTACGGTTGAGGACTGTCTTCGTGTGCTGACTCGCCGGACCGTGCCGCGCGGTCAACGTGAGCTGTACCAGGCGCTCGTCAGAGCTGGCCCACGTGGTTTGACGGCGACCGAGCTAGTTGGACAGATGGCCAGGGAATCGTCAACTCTTGGCGGCATCATGGGTGCGCTGGGGAAGCGAGTGAACAAGACCCCTGGTTTCGGAGCAGCGAATAAACCCGGTGCTGAAATGCTGTTGGACACCGCCGAAGACAGCGAAGGCCAGAGCCGCTACAGCCTCACGCCAGTAATGGCCGAAGCGTTGCGAAAGTTCGCACCCGCGTGGATTTCGGAGTCCGATCTTTCGGTGTTCGACGCGGCGCCGGCGGAGTTGATCGGTCGAGGTGAAGCGTCGGGGCAGACTGAACGGACTCAGCACAAGCAGCAAATCACAGAAAACCAGCAGGTTTACTTGCAATTCTGGAGGGAATTCAAGGCATTTCTCGAGAACAACTCGACGACGTTGCGTTCCCGGGAGCCGAAACCGCACTACTGCACTGGTTTCGCGATCGGTCGCACGCACTTCGAAGTCCTAGCAGTCGCGGCGTTCTGGAACGCCCACGACCACACGTACGAGAGTAACGAGTTACGAGTAGAGTTGATCGTCGGTAGCAAGGATGCATACCGACACTTCGAAGTGCTGAGGAGACGGAAGCGTGAGATCGAAAAAGCGTTCGGGTTCCCAGCTGCATGGGACCAGACGCCGGAGAAGCAGAGGTGCCGTATCCTTGTGCGTCGAACCATCGATCTGTCTGACCGGAATGCATGGTCCGATTTCCATGCCTGGCTCTTGAGGCACCTTGAGGCGTTTGATCGCGTGTTGCGCCCAATGATTGCCGAGCTCTAG
- a CDS encoding 2-oxoisovalerate dehydrogenase, whose amino-acid sequence MDYNEIIFEVADAPEGGYEARALGHGFFTQGEDWEDLKEMVRDAVRCHFAVDVVPGVIRLDYVRDEAIAV is encoded by the coding sequence ATGGACTACAACGAGATTATCTTTGAGGTAGCCGACGCCCCAGAAGGCGGATACGAAGCCCGGGCGCTCGGCCACGGCTTCTTCACGCAGGGCGAGGACTGGGAGGACCTGAAGGAAATGGTCCGGGACGCGGTGCGCTGCCACTTTGCTGTCGACGTTGTCCCCGGCGTGATCAGATTGGACTACGTGAGGGATGAGGCGATTGCCGTATGA
- a CDS encoding type II toxin-antitoxin system RelE/ParE family toxin yields MTPRSVVLRASARRDVDEVVARYLEEAGAQVALGFIDALEGAFRQLADHPDSGSPRYGQELNLPRLRSWPVKAHPHVVFYMMASEVVDVWRVLHGRRDIPAGLRDK; encoded by the coding sequence ATGACGCCGAGGTCCGTGGTCCTGCGGGCGTCAGCCCGACGGGATGTGGACGAGGTGGTCGCCCGCTATCTGGAAGAGGCGGGAGCGCAGGTGGCACTCGGGTTCATCGATGCCCTTGAAGGAGCCTTCCGGCAGCTCGCCGACCACCCGGATTCCGGGTCTCCCCGCTATGGTCAGGAATTGAACTTGCCGAGGCTGCGCTCTTGGCCGGTCAAGGCGCACCCGCATGTCGTTTTCTACATGATGGCGAGCGAGGTCGTCGATGTGTGGCGCGTTCTGCACGGGCGGCGAGACATCCCGGCGGGGTTACGGGACAAGTGA
- the drmD gene encoding DISARM system SNF2-like helicase DrmD codes for MPSPTVLTPSSSHPDLPERDPRIGEMVRVRTRRWLVEDVTPAPNPGESSRIRLACADDDAQGQELEVFWKYELDRAILDDEPWSDLGERGFDRPDQFAAFLNTLRWSCTTATDPSLFQAPFRAGIKIEAYQMEPLRKALRLPRVNLFIADDTGLGKTIEAGLIVRELLLRRKVRTIVVAAPPSVLEQWKAEMEERFGIIFEILDRQYLARIRRERGFGTNPWSTHSRFLVSHRLLADPTYADPMRAWLGEMRPGSLLVLDEAHHAAPSHGGRYGIESKFTRAVRDLCNRFEHRLFLSATPHNGHSNSFSTLLELLDPHRFTRGVKIRGKADLEAVMVRRLKEDIRAEVGGFPKRDVKPVIIDGLPEDAPELVLSRLLDDYRNLRDRRFANATARGRAAAGLLVVGLQQRLLSSIEAFARSLKRHRETVERHWAKEAEAIKVQAVRDRRASVDAGFLTTTGADDDFPDGAGAGTESEEDRDLAADAEATEAAEEELQIEAANREAEGELPKDATAEQIWQEELRLLDRMQEVAEVARTQPDHKTHRLIDWIRENLCPGLPAYGLPVVGELPQWNDRRVLVFTENREGTKRFLKKALESAIEGTDRADERIEVIDGLTSGPRRKEVQRRFNTPPDRDPLRILLATDAAREGLNFQAHCADLFHFDLPWNPGRIEQRNGRIDRKLQPVDVVRCHYFKLPQRHEDRVLEVLVRKTGTIRRELGSLGKVIDEDIGRRLKGGIRRRDAAALATELKNLDLNADRKRVVAEEFEPVRERQRALQVQIEKCRHLLERSRNWVRFQPEAFRRALSCSLSIQRAGRLKQERDERGRSVWRFPELDGRVASDPSWAATLDTLRVPIKRGQKRLEWRKEAPIRPVVFKDAGELTEDVVHLHLEQRVAQRLLARFRAQGFVHHDLSRACLAHVADSVRRVVLLGRLSLYGERAERLHEEIVTVTAPWKEPHRRSGPLTRYALDAERRTLALLDRLLKAGRRSQPSETVRRRLLASAERDVAELRPQLEPRASELAQRAAQKLRDRGEREAKELHETLSRQRDRVEAELARHEAQTTQLALDLDAADKRQLEANKRSWRNRLGQFERDLVREPDRIRRFYRVRASRVEPVGLVYLWPETG; via the coding sequence ATGCCTTCTCCCACGGTGCTCACCCCCTCTTCCTCCCACCCCGACCTCCCCGAACGCGATCCTCGCATCGGCGAGATGGTCCGCGTCCGCACCCGCCGCTGGCTCGTCGAGGATGTCACGCCGGCCCCCAACCCCGGCGAATCCTCCCGCATCCGCCTCGCCTGCGCGGATGACGACGCCCAGGGCCAGGAGCTGGAGGTCTTCTGGAAGTACGAACTCGACCGCGCCATCCTCGACGACGAGCCTTGGTCCGACCTTGGTGAGCGCGGTTTCGACCGGCCCGATCAATTCGCTGCGTTCCTCAACACCCTCCGCTGGAGCTGCACGACAGCCACTGATCCGTCTCTGTTTCAGGCCCCATTCCGGGCCGGCATCAAGATCGAGGCATACCAGATGGAGCCCTTGCGGAAGGCTTTGCGGCTCCCGCGGGTCAACCTCTTTATCGCGGACGACACGGGCTTGGGGAAGACCATCGAGGCCGGGCTGATCGTCCGCGAACTACTCCTGCGCCGTAAGGTCCGAACCATCGTCGTGGCTGCGCCGCCCTCCGTGCTTGAGCAGTGGAAGGCGGAGATGGAGGAACGTTTCGGAATCATCTTCGAGATTCTGGATCGCCAGTACCTTGCCCGCATTCGACGCGAGCGCGGCTTCGGGACGAACCCGTGGTCGACACACAGCCGTTTCCTGGTCTCCCACAGGCTGCTTGCCGACCCCACTTACGCCGATCCGATGCGGGCGTGGCTGGGAGAGATGCGCCCCGGCAGCCTGCTGGTCCTCGACGAGGCGCACCACGCTGCTCCGAGTCACGGAGGCCGCTACGGCATCGAGTCCAAGTTCACGCGCGCGGTGCGCGATCTTTGCAACCGCTTCGAGCACAGGCTGTTCCTATCAGCCACGCCCCACAACGGGCACTCGAACAGCTTCTCTACGCTCTTGGAGCTGCTTGATCCGCATCGGTTCACACGGGGCGTCAAGATCAGGGGCAAGGCGGACTTGGAAGCCGTGATGGTTCGGCGCCTCAAGGAGGACATCCGCGCGGAGGTGGGGGGCTTCCCGAAGCGCGACGTCAAACCCGTGATCATCGACGGGCTGCCGGAAGATGCCCCCGAACTCGTGCTGTCCCGTTTGCTCGACGACTACCGGAACCTGCGCGACCGCCGCTTTGCGAACGCGACCGCGCGTGGCCGGGCCGCCGCAGGGCTCCTCGTGGTGGGGTTGCAACAGCGCCTGCTTTCCTCGATCGAGGCTTTCGCCCGAAGCTTGAAGAGGCACCGCGAGACCGTAGAGAGACACTGGGCCAAGGAAGCTGAAGCGATCAAGGTCCAAGCCGTAAGGGACCGGCGTGCAAGCGTGGACGCCGGCTTTCTCACGACCACCGGAGCCGACGACGATTTCCCCGACGGCGCAGGGGCGGGCACCGAGTCCGAAGAGGATCGCGACTTGGCCGCCGACGCCGAGGCGACCGAAGCAGCCGAAGAGGAACTCCAGATCGAGGCTGCCAACCGCGAGGCCGAGGGCGAACTCCCGAAGGATGCCACCGCTGAGCAGATCTGGCAGGAAGAACTCCGCCTCTTGGACCGGATGCAGGAGGTGGCGGAGGTCGCCCGCACCCAGCCGGACCACAAGACACACCGTCTGATCGATTGGATCCGCGAAAACCTGTGTCCAGGCCTGCCAGCCTATGGACTCCCGGTCGTGGGCGAGCTGCCCCAGTGGAACGACCGCCGTGTGCTGGTTTTCACCGAGAACCGCGAGGGAACCAAGCGATTCCTCAAGAAGGCTCTGGAGAGCGCGATCGAGGGCACGGACCGAGCCGACGAGCGCATCGAGGTCATCGATGGGTTGACAAGCGGGCCGCGCCGCAAGGAGGTCCAACGCCGTTTCAACACTCCGCCAGACCGGGATCCGCTACGGATCCTCCTTGCCACAGATGCCGCCCGGGAGGGACTCAATTTTCAGGCGCATTGCGCCGATCTGTTCCATTTCGACCTTCCCTGGAACCCCGGCCGGATCGAGCAGCGCAACGGGCGCATCGATCGGAAGCTGCAGCCCGTCGACGTCGTCCGCTGCCACTACTTCAAACTGCCTCAGCGCCATGAGGACCGAGTGCTCGAGGTCCTAGTCCGAAAGACCGGGACGATCCGTCGCGAACTCGGCAGCCTGGGCAAGGTGATCGACGAGGATATCGGCAGACGGCTCAAGGGCGGGATCCGGCGGCGTGACGCGGCGGCGCTGGCCACCGAACTCAAGAACCTGGACCTCAACGCCGACAGAAAGCGAGTCGTCGCCGAAGAATTCGAACCGGTCCGCGAGCGACAGCGAGCCCTGCAAGTGCAAATCGAAAAATGTCGCCACCTGCTCGAGCGATCGCGCAATTGGGTGCGGTTTCAGCCGGAGGCGTTCCGCCGGGCCCTGTCTTGCTCTCTCAGCATCCAACGCGCTGGGCGCCTGAAGCAGGAACGGGACGAGAGGGGCCGAAGTGTGTGGCGGTTTCCAGAACTGGACGGCAGAGTGGCGTCGGATCCGTCGTGGGCCGCCACGCTGGACACGCTTCGAGTGCCCATCAAGCGAGGCCAGAAGCGTTTGGAGTGGAGGAAAGAGGCACCGATCCGACCCGTCGTGTTCAAAGATGCGGGCGAACTGACGGAGGATGTGGTCCACCTGCACTTGGAGCAGCGAGTGGCCCAGCGGCTGCTTGCCCGGTTCCGCGCCCAGGGGTTCGTCCATCATGACCTTTCGCGCGCATGTCTGGCGCATGTTGCCGACTCGGTGCGTCGCGTCGTGCTTCTGGGCCGGCTATCCCTCTATGGGGAACGTGCGGAGCGACTGCACGAGGAGATCGTCACGGTCACGGCCCCCTGGAAGGAGCCCCATCGCCGGAGCGGGCCGCTCACTCGCTACGCGCTTGACGCGGAGCGGCGAACGCTCGCTCTCCTGGATCGGCTGCTCAAAGCAGGACGTCGTTCACAGCCGAGCGAAACCGTCCGCCGCCGGCTCCTCGCGTCTGCAGAACGGGATGTTGCGGAATTGCGGCCACAACTCGAACCTAGGGCAAGTGAACTCGCGCAGCGCGCTGCCCAGAAGTTGCGCGACCGAGGCGAGCGGGAAGCGAAGGAGCTACACGAGACCTTGTCGCGCCAAAGAGATCGAGTGGAAGCCGAGCTCGCGAGGCATGAGGCCCAAACTACGCAGCTCGCGTTGGATCTCGACGCGGCTGACAAACGGCAGCTTGAGGCCAACAAGCGCTCGTGGCGGAATCGGCTGGGTCAATTCGAGCGGGACTTGGTGAGAGAACCCGACCGAATCCGCCGCTTCTACCGTGTCCGCGCCAGCCGAGTGGAGCCCGTGGGTCTCGTGTATCTCTGGCCGGAGACCGGGTAG
- a CDS encoding type II toxin-antitoxin system ParD family antitoxin: protein MSTMNISLPAQLKTFVDEQVAGRGYGSCSAYIRELIRDDRDRVHLRSLLLEGAESPLSVLADTTYFETLRTGVRRHSKE from the coding sequence ATGAGCACCATGAACATCTCCCTGCCCGCCCAACTCAAGACGTTCGTCGACGAGCAGGTGGCGGGCCGCGGCTACGGCAGCTGCAGCGCGTACATCCGGGAACTTATTCGCGACGATCGAGATCGGGTGCACCTTCGCAGCCTCCTGCTGGAAGGCGCTGAGTCTCCACTCTCGGTCCTCGCCGACACCACCTACTTCGAGACACTGCGCACCGGGGTTCGCCGCCACTCGAAGGAATGA
- a CDS encoding FKBP-type peptidyl-prolyl cis-trans isomerase, translating into MLTSSPARPLRTLILPLALTLAACGGDENGPVEVELQDPAQISYASSLGVDLSAMDRQSSGLYIRDLEVGEGEPTVSGDVMVVHYDGWLNDGTLFDSSHTRNQPFAVPTGAGRVIDGWEEGLPGMRVGGVRQLVIPPQLAYGTQSPSPLIPAGSVLIFEVELLEVNPGS; encoded by the coding sequence ATGCTCACGTCCTCTCCCGCGCGCCCCCTCCGCACCCTCATCCTTCCCCTCGCCCTCACATTGGCGGCCTGCGGCGGCGACGAGAACGGGCCGGTCGAAGTCGAACTCCAGGACCCCGCCCAGATCAGCTACGCCTCGTCCCTGGGCGTCGACCTCTCCGCGATGGATCGCCAGTCTTCGGGGCTCTACATCCGGGACCTTGAGGTAGGCGAGGGCGAACCCACGGTCTCTGGCGATGTCATGGTCGTTCACTACGACGGCTGGCTCAACGACGGGACTCTCTTCGACTCCTCGCACACTCGCAACCAGCCGTTCGCCGTCCCGACCGGCGCCGGCAGGGTCATCGACGGGTGGGAGGAAGGGCTCCCGGGCATGAGGGTCGGCGGCGTCCGCCAACTCGTCATCCCCCCGCAACTGGCCTACGGCACCCAATCCCCGAGCCCCCTCATCCCCGCGGGCTCGGTGCTGATCTTCGAGGTCGAGCTGCTGGAGGTGAACCCGGGGTCGTAG
- a CDS encoding transcriptional regulator has protein sequence MTIRPISSETDYNEALAEIDRLMGVAAGTPESDKLEALVTLVERYESEHWAIEAPDPISGGLA, from the coding sequence ATGACGATCAGACCCATCAGTAGCGAAACCGACTACAATGAGGCGCTCGCTGAGATCGACCGCCTCATGGGAGTCGCCGCAGGAACGCCGGAGTCCGACAAGCTGGAAGCCCTGGTGACGCTCGTCGAACGGTACGAATCGGAGCACTGGGCCATCGAGGCTCCCGATCCGATCTCGGGAGGCCTGGCATAA